One Rissa tridactyla isolate bRisTri1 chromosome 4, bRisTri1.patW.cur.20221130, whole genome shotgun sequence DNA window includes the following coding sequences:
- the WDR20 gene encoding WD repeat-containing protein 20 isoform X6, which yields MYLYNVEHTCGTTAPHYQLLKQGESFAVHTCKSKSTRNPLLKWTVGEGALNEFAFSPDGKFLACVSQDGFLRVFNFDSVELHGTMKSYFGGLLCVCWSPDGKYIVTGGEDDLVTVWSFVDCRVIARGHGHKSWVSVVAFDPYTTSVEESDPMEFSGSDEDFQDLHFGRDRANSTQSRLSKRNSTDSRPVSVTYRFGSVGQDTQLCLWDLTEDILFPHQPLSRARTHTNVMNATSPPAGSGGTNPGSNGNSITTPGNSVPPPLPRSNSLPHSAVSNAGSKSSVMDGAIASGVSKFATLSLHDRKERHHEKDHKRNHSMGHISSKSSDKLNLVTKTKTDPAKTLGTPLCPRMEDVPLLEPLICKKIAHERLTVLIFLEDCIVTACQEGFICTWARPGKVGLLSSQNQANSPSGTVV from the exons ATGTACTTGTATAACGTGGAGCACACTTGTGGTACCACAGCCCCGCACTACCAGCTACTTAAACAAGGAGAAAGTTTTGCAGTTCACACTTGCAAGAGTAAATCCACAAGAAACCCTCTGCTTAAATGGACAGTAGGTGAGGGTGCCCTGAATGAATTTGCCTTTTCCCCCGATGGGAAGTTCTTGGCATGTGTGAGCCAGGATGGTTTTCTTCGTGTGTTTAACTTTGATTCAGTGGAATTGCATGGTACAATGAAAAGCTACTTTGGAGGACTGCTGTGTGTGTGTTGGAGTCCCGATGGGAAGTACATAGTGACAGGTGGAGAGGATGACTTGGTAACAGTTTGGTCTTTCGTGGACTGTCGAGTAATAGCGAGAGGCCACGGACATAAATCGTGGGTCAGTGTTGTCGCGTTTGATCCATATACCACTAGTGTAGAAGAGAGTGACCCGATGGAATTTAGCGGAAGTGATGAGGATTTCCAAGACCTTCATTTTGGCAGAGATCGAGCAAATAGTACGCAATCTAGGCTATCCAAAAGGAACTCTACAGACAGTCGTCCAGTAAGCGTTACGTATAGATTTGGTTCAGTAGGCCAGGACACACAGCTCTGTTTGTGGGATCTTACAGAAGATATCCTCTTTCCCCACCAACCTCTCTCAAGAGCAAGGACACATACAAATGTCATGAATGCCACAAGTCCACCTGCTGGAAGTGGTGGAACTAACCCAGGAAGTAACGGAAACAGTATCACAACACCTGGAAACTCTGTACCCCCTCCTCTTCCACGGTCAAACAGCCTTCCACACTCTGCAGTCTCAAATGCTGGCAGTAAAAGCAGTGTCATGGATGGTGCCATTGCTTCTGGCGTTAGTAAATTTGCAACCTTATCGCTACACGATCGGAAGGAAAGACACCATGAAAAAGATCACAAGAGAAATCATAGCATGGGACATATATCTAGCAAGAGCAGTGACAAACTGAACCTAGTTACTAAAACCAAAACGGACCCAGCTAAAACTTTGGGAACACCTCTCTGTCCCCGAATGGAAGATGTTCCCTTGTTAGAGCCTCTTATCTGTAAAAAGATAGCACATGAAAGACTGACTGTGTTAATTTTTCTTGAAGACTGTATAGTCACTGCTTGTCAGGAGGGATTTATTTGCACATGGGCAAGGCCTGGTAAAGTG GGTTTATTGTCATCCCAAAACCAGGCCAATTCTCCAAGTGGAACTGTAGTATAG